In the genome of Cutibacterium equinum, one region contains:
- a CDS encoding urocanate hydratase encodes MYDNSSTAAAMTIKLDAEFPPDPVFQPGIRRAPSRGFHLTPDQTKIALRNALRYLPPELHEKAAPEFLEELRTYGRIYAYRWRPAGHIKGRPIDEYEGRCIEGKAFQVQIDNNLDFDVALYPYELVTYGETGSVCQNWLQYRLIKKYLAQLTEDTTLVVMSGHPLGLFPSRPQSPRVIITNSLMVGHFDNQKDWEICEEMGVANYGQMTAGGWMYIGPQGIVHGTFNTILNAGRLRLGIPADGDLSGVLFVSSGLGGMSGAQPKAAEIAHAVGIIAEVDMSRIQTRLDQGWVGHVSDDLDEVFTLARKHVEQRTPISIAYHGNIVDLLQYAVDNDIDIPLLSDQTSCHAAYDGGYCPQGLTFEERTELLARDRDEYARRVDQTLRKHFELIRTLTERGTYFFDYGNAFMATVFESGVTQIAKDGDSRNGFIWPSYVEDIMGPELFDYGYGPFRWVCLSGRHEDLIATDHAAMDCIDPDRCGQDRDNYIWIRDAEANDLVVGTQARILYQDAKGRMDIALRFNEMVRNGEIGPVMLGRDHHDVSGTDSPFRETSNIKDGSNLMADMATQCFAGNAARGMSLVTLHNGGGTGIGNAINGGFGLVLDGSQRVDGVIRSSLLWDVMCGVARRGWARNDHSIETATEFNQEHDDAQITLPYLVDDALIDGLVA; translated from the coding sequence ATGTACGACAACAGCAGCACTGCCGCAGCCATGACGATCAAACTCGACGCCGAGTTCCCACCCGACCCGGTTTTCCAACCCGGCATCCGACGCGCACCCTCGCGTGGATTCCACCTCACCCCTGACCAGACCAAGATCGCACTGCGCAATGCCCTGCGTTATCTGCCCCCGGAACTGCACGAGAAGGCCGCGCCAGAGTTCCTCGAGGAACTGCGCACCTACGGCCGCATCTACGCCTACCGGTGGCGACCGGCCGGCCACATCAAGGGCCGCCCGATCGACGAGTACGAGGGCCGCTGCATCGAGGGCAAGGCCTTCCAGGTGCAGATCGACAACAACCTCGACTTCGACGTCGCCCTCTACCCCTACGAGCTCGTCACCTATGGTGAAACTGGCAGTGTCTGCCAGAACTGGCTGCAGTACCGACTCATCAAGAAATACCTCGCCCAACTCACCGAGGACACCACCCTGGTCGTCATGAGCGGCCATCCGCTGGGTCTGTTCCCCTCCCGCCCGCAGTCCCCGCGCGTCATCATCACCAACTCCCTCATGGTCGGCCACTTCGACAACCAGAAGGACTGGGAGATCTGCGAGGAGATGGGCGTCGCCAACTACGGCCAGATGACCGCCGGTGGCTGGATGTACATCGGCCCGCAGGGCATCGTCCACGGCACCTTCAACACCATCCTCAACGCTGGGCGCCTCCGTCTGGGCATCCCTGCTGACGGCGACCTGTCCGGGGTGCTCTTCGTGTCGTCAGGGTTGGGCGGCATGTCGGGCGCCCAACCCAAGGCTGCCGAGATCGCCCACGCCGTCGGAATCATTGCCGAAGTGGACATGTCGCGCATCCAGACCCGACTCGACCAGGGCTGGGTGGGGCATGTCTCCGACGACCTCGACGAGGTCTTCACCCTGGCCAGGAAGCACGTCGAGCAGCGCACCCCGATCTCGATCGCCTACCACGGCAATATCGTCGATCTGTTGCAGTACGCCGTCGACAACGACATCGACATCCCGCTGCTGTCGGATCAAACCTCCTGCCATGCCGCCTACGACGGCGGTTACTGCCCGCAGGGATTGACCTTCGAGGAGCGCACCGAGCTGCTGGCCCGCGACCGTGACGAGTACGCCCGCCGCGTTGACCAGACCCTGCGCAAGCACTTCGAGCTCATCCGCACCCTCACCGAACGCGGCACATACTTCTTCGACTACGGCAATGCCTTCATGGCCACCGTCTTCGAGTCTGGGGTGACGCAGATCGCCAAGGACGGGGACTCCCGAAACGGATTCATCTGGCCTTCCTACGTCGAGGACATCATGGGGCCTGAGCTGTTCGACTACGGCTACGGACCTTTCCGGTGGGTGTGTTTGTCGGGCAGGCACGAGGACCTCATCGCTACCGACCATGCTGCGATGGACTGCATCGACCCGGATCGCTGCGGCCAGGACCGGGACAATTACATCTGGATTCGTGACGCCGAGGCCAACGACCTCGTCGTCGGTACTCAGGCTCGGATCCTGTATCAGGACGCCAAGGGTCGCATGGACATCGCGTTGCGGTTCAACGAGATGGTGCGCAATGGCGAGATCGGACCGGTCATGCTGGGACGAGATCACCACGACGTCTCGGGCACCGACTCCCCCTTCCGCGAGACCTCCAACATCAAGGACGGCTCCAACCTCATGGCGGACATGGCCACCCAGTGCTTCGCCGGCAATGCCGCGCGCGGTATGAGCCTGGTGACCCTGCACAACGGCGGTGGAACTGGGATCGGTAACGCCATCAATGGCGGGTTTGGGCTGGTCCTGGACGGTTCGCAGCGGGTCGACGGGGTCATCCGCAGTTCTCTGCTGTGGGACGTCATGTGCGGTGTCGCCCGACGCGGCTGGGCCCGTAACGACCACTCCATCGAGACGGCCACCGAGTTCAACCAAGAACACGACGACGCCCAGATCACCCTGCCCTATCTGGTCGATGACGCCCTCATCGACGGATTGGTGGCGTGA
- a CDS encoding allantoate amidohydrolase, whose product MTTWTASALLAEIAQIGRNDDGSYSRLCLQHDEVALREWFVAKATELGLTIVTDMNANIWAWWGQPGPHAVLTGSHLDSVPGGGAYDGPLGVICALVAVAQMKDAGVEPSKPFAVVVMADEEGARFGMPCLGSRLASGKLSKDGAHKLVARDGQPLPEAWRQAGLDPDLIGPDDAVLHASCFIELHVEQGRGLADLGRPVAIATAVRPHGRWRAEFTGQGNHAGTTLIPDRHDPVLPVAETILAARQAAEQAGCVTTVGRINVEPGGTNVIASAATMWLDCRAEEAQTVTMVVEGIQKTAHEAADKHGCHVVWTRESWTDRTAFDDGLRHRMLQVLGEDTPQLSTGAGHDAATLAATMPTGMLFVRNPTGASHCPAESASDEDCEAGAQALRAVVEELVK is encoded by the coding sequence ATGACGACTTGGACAGCCTCGGCCCTGCTCGCCGAGATCGCACAGATCGGACGCAACGACGACGGGTCCTACTCCCGGTTGTGTCTTCAGCATGACGAGGTGGCTTTGCGCGAATGGTTCGTTGCAAAGGCCACCGAGTTGGGTCTGACGATCGTCACGGACATGAATGCCAATATCTGGGCGTGGTGGGGACAGCCCGGGCCGCACGCCGTCCTGACGGGCTCGCACCTGGACTCGGTGCCCGGCGGAGGTGCCTACGACGGGCCGCTGGGTGTCATCTGCGCCCTGGTGGCCGTGGCGCAGATGAAGGACGCCGGGGTCGAGCCGTCGAAACCCTTCGCCGTCGTCGTGATGGCTGACGAGGAGGGTGCCCGGTTCGGGATGCCGTGCCTGGGGTCGCGATTGGCCTCGGGCAAGCTCAGCAAGGACGGGGCTCACAAGCTCGTGGCCCGGGATGGCCAGCCCCTGCCCGAGGCCTGGCGACAGGCCGGCCTGGACCCTGATCTCATCGGGCCTGACGACGCTGTGCTCCATGCCTCGTGCTTCATCGAGTTGCATGTCGAGCAAGGGCGCGGACTGGCCGATCTGGGCCGCCCAGTCGCGATTGCCACGGCGGTGCGACCGCACGGACGCTGGCGCGCCGAGTTCACCGGGCAAGGAAACCATGCCGGAACCACCCTCATCCCCGATCGCCACGACCCCGTCCTTCCCGTGGCAGAAACCATCCTGGCGGCCCGCCAAGCCGCCGAGCAGGCTGGCTGTGTGACGACTGTCGGACGGATCAATGTCGAGCCGGGTGGGACAAACGTCATCGCCTCGGCCGCGACGATGTGGCTGGACTGCCGAGCCGAGGAGGCCCAGACCGTCACGATGGTCGTCGAGGGCATCCAGAAGACCGCGCACGAGGCCGCCGACAAGCACGGATGCCACGTCGTGTGGACTCGCGAGTCGTGGACCGACCGCACCGCCTTCGACGACGGCCTGCGCCATCGGATGCTGCAGGTCCTCGGCGAGGACACCCCGCAATTGTCGACCGGGGCAGGCCACGACGCCGCCACCTTGGCTGCGACGATGCCTACCGGGATGCTCTTCGTCCGCAATCCCACCGGAGCGTCCCACTGCCCAGCCGAATCAGCCAGCGACGAGGATTGCGAGGCGGGGGCGCAGGCTCTGCGGGCCGTGGTCGAGGAGCTGGTCAAGTGA
- a CDS encoding formimidoylglutamate deiminase, which yields MSEWFFPKALVGGQIAHNVRIVSGEGVITEVTVDAPASRHSFNGVAVPGFANTHSHVFHRGLRGAGAGEDFWSWRSEMYRLANRLDPDSYYRLARSAFAEMVAAGYTSVGEFHYVHHQPDGTPYPHHDMELAVVNAAVDAGIRITLLDTCYLHAGPGAPLGADQARFGDGSVEEWLERWDALRDALPASPVVRLGAALHSVRAVSPDEMATAVCGVPDRTPIHIHVSEQPRENEECLAAHGLTPTAVLERAGALSDRTTVVHATHLSDDDIAMIARSNTIVSLCPTTEADLGDGIARIKDMLDAGVRLTIGTDEDVVTDPFTELRMLESTARLATGTRGVAGCDELWTIGCRNGVESVRPAADPTPRRASTSDSDLAGLAVGDPADIVVVDPSSPRLAGVDPTRWPLTATAQDIAATIIAGEWVRPDDATAEDLRHVLDELRGCKS from the coding sequence GTGAGTGAGTGGTTCTTCCCGAAGGCCCTCGTCGGGGGGCAGATCGCTCACAACGTGCGCATTGTGAGCGGTGAGGGCGTCATCACTGAGGTCACCGTCGACGCCCCAGCGTCTCGTCACAGCTTCAATGGAGTCGCCGTTCCCGGATTTGCCAACACCCACTCCCACGTCTTCCACCGCGGGCTGCGAGGAGCCGGTGCAGGTGAGGATTTCTGGTCCTGGCGTAGCGAGATGTACCGGCTGGCCAACCGCCTCGACCCGGACTCCTACTACCGGCTGGCACGATCGGCCTTCGCCGAGATGGTGGCGGCCGGGTACACCAGCGTGGGCGAGTTCCACTACGTCCACCACCAGCCCGACGGCACCCCCTACCCGCATCACGACATGGAATTGGCCGTTGTCAACGCCGCCGTCGACGCGGGTATCCGGATCACCCTGCTCGACACCTGCTACCTGCACGCCGGGCCGGGGGCCCCGCTCGGGGCGGACCAGGCGAGGTTTGGTGACGGCAGCGTCGAGGAATGGTTGGAGCGCTGGGATGCCCTGAGAGACGCCCTGCCAGCCTCCCCGGTGGTGAGGCTGGGAGCGGCCCTGCATTCGGTGCGAGCCGTCAGCCCTGACGAGATGGCCACAGCTGTCTGTGGGGTGCCCGACCGTACCCCTATCCACATCCACGTCTCCGAACAACCCCGTGAGAACGAGGAATGCCTGGCCGCCCATGGATTGACGCCCACCGCCGTCCTGGAGCGTGCCGGGGCGCTGTCCGACCGCACCACCGTCGTCCACGCCACTCACCTCAGCGACGACGACATCGCCATGATCGCCCGCTCGAACACCATCGTCTCGCTGTGTCCGACCACCGAAGCTGATCTGGGTGACGGCATCGCACGGATCAAGGACATGCTCGACGCCGGGGTGCGCCTGACAATCGGCACTGACGAGGACGTCGTCACCGACCCCTTCACCGAGCTGAGGATGCTGGAGTCCACCGCCCGGCTGGCCACTGGGACTCGAGGAGTCGCCGGCTGCGATGAGCTGTGGACGATTGGTTGTCGAAACGGGGTGGAGAGCGTGCGCCCGGCCGCCGACCCAACCCCGCGCCGAGCTTCCACATCCGATTCCGACCTCGCCGGGCTGGCCGTGGGTGATCCGGCAGACATCGTCGTCGTCGACCCGTCATCTCCTCGATTGGCCGGGGTGGACCCGACACGCTGGCCATTGACGGCAACCGCCCAGGACATCGCCGCCACCATCATCGCGGGCGAGTGGGTGCGGCCCGACGACGCCACCGCCGAGGATTTGCGTCATGTGCTGGACGAGCTGAGAGGTTGTAAGTCGTGA
- the hutI gene encoding imidazolonepropionase, with amino-acid sequence MSVVINNIGLLVTNDPSVGSDDLGQIRDAAVVIDADRIVWVGRGVEAPAADYQADMTGACVIPGFVDSHSHPVFAGDRSDEFDARMNGQKYEAGGILRTVRRTREASVGVLDAVMTGILDEMARSGTTTVEAKTGYGLDVETEVKLARIASSHTDEVTFLGAHVVGPGFEPDEYVRLVCGEMLQAVRPYARWIDVFCETGAFDRDQTLEILRAGKDAGLGLRLHAAQLGPSEVIAQACELGVASIDHCTFLSEKDIDVMQATGTVATLLPAAEFSTKQPYPDARRLLDAGVTVALATDCNPGTAFTSSMPFCLAIAVREMGMTPEQALWSATAGGAAALRRDDVGVIRPGARADLVSVAAPSWLHLMYRPGVPLIDTVWRGGRMLSLTQPRLRLDG; translated from the coding sequence GTGAGCGTCGTCATCAACAACATCGGTCTGCTGGTCACCAACGACCCATCGGTCGGCAGTGACGATCTCGGACAGATCCGTGACGCGGCCGTCGTCATCGACGCGGACCGGATCGTGTGGGTGGGGCGCGGCGTCGAGGCCCCCGCCGCTGATTACCAGGCCGACATGACGGGAGCCTGCGTCATCCCCGGATTCGTTGATTCGCACAGCCATCCGGTCTTCGCTGGGGATCGTAGCGACGAGTTCGACGCGCGGATGAACGGGCAGAAGTATGAGGCCGGCGGGATCTTACGTACTGTGCGCCGCACCCGGGAGGCGTCGGTCGGGGTTCTCGATGCCGTCATGACCGGGATTCTCGACGAGATGGCCCGCAGCGGGACGACGACGGTGGAGGCCAAGACGGGCTATGGCCTCGACGTCGAGACCGAGGTCAAGTTGGCCCGCATCGCCAGTTCCCACACCGACGAGGTGACCTTCCTGGGCGCCCACGTCGTCGGGCCCGGGTTCGAGCCTGACGAGTACGTCCGGCTGGTGTGCGGGGAGATGCTGCAAGCTGTGCGCCCTTATGCGCGCTGGATTGACGTGTTCTGCGAAACCGGCGCCTTCGACCGCGACCAGACCTTGGAGATTCTGCGCGCAGGCAAGGATGCCGGGCTGGGGCTTCGCCTCCATGCCGCTCAATTGGGGCCTTCCGAGGTCATTGCGCAGGCCTGCGAGCTGGGTGTGGCGTCGATCGACCACTGCACCTTCCTGTCCGAGAAGGACATCGACGTCATGCAGGCCACCGGCACCGTGGCGACCCTGCTACCGGCTGCCGAGTTCAGCACCAAGCAGCCCTATCCTGACGCCAGACGTCTCCTCGACGCCGGGGTGACGGTGGCCCTGGCCACCGACTGCAATCCCGGCACCGCCTTCACATCGTCCATGCCGTTCTGCCTTGCCATCGCGGTGCGAGAGATGGGCATGACGCCCGAACAAGCCCTGTGGTCGGCGACGGCGGGCGGGGCCGCAGCCCTTCGCCGTGACGACGTGGGTGTCATCAGGCCGGGAGCCCGTGCAGATCTGGTGAGTGTGGCTGCCCCGTCGTGGCTGCACCTCATGTACCGCCCAGGAGTTCCCCTCATCGACACGGTCTGGCGGGGTGGACGCATGCTCAGCCTGACCCAGCCACGGCTGAGGCTCGACGGCTGA
- the hutH gene encoding histidine ammonia-lyase, which yields MNPATIDVGAPLTPHDIIAVARLGAQVSVGEDAMKRVKRASDLVESLADDPNPHYGISTGFGALASTRVPRDHRVALQHSLIRSHAASTGPRVETEVIRAMMTLRLKTMASGHTGVRPEVVSAYADLLNSGLVPIVGEYGSLGCSGDLAPLAHCALVLTGEGTVLTPVGDEVDAATGLAHAGLTPVSLREKEGLALINGTDGMLGQLIMALADLDVLVPTADLAAAMSVQALCGIDRVFAPDLQALRPHPGQGISAANILTLLDGSDLIQAGREGAAKRVQDAYSLRCAPQVHGAVRDTMTHALQVAKVELASSVDNPVITDDMRVESNGNFHGAPVAYVLDFLAIAAADLASMSERRTDRMLDPARNRDLHPFLADDPGVDSGHMIAQYTQAGIVSEMKRLAVPASVDSIPTSAMQEDHVSMGWSAARKLRRAIDGMGAVIGIEILTAARAIQMRGVDPSKPVADVIDRMRRTIPGPGPDRYLAPEIDEAHRLVASGELLEVVRQSVEVG from the coding sequence ATGAATCCAGCCACCATTGACGTCGGCGCTCCACTGACTCCTCACGACATCATCGCCGTCGCCCGTCTAGGCGCCCAGGTGAGCGTCGGTGAGGACGCCATGAAGCGGGTCAAACGAGCCTCCGACCTCGTGGAGAGCCTGGCTGACGACCCCAATCCCCACTACGGCATCTCCACCGGCTTCGGCGCCTTGGCCTCCACGCGCGTGCCACGAGACCATCGCGTCGCCTTGCAGCACTCCCTCATCCGTTCCCATGCCGCCTCCACCGGGCCTCGCGTGGAGACCGAGGTCATCCGAGCCATGATGACCCTGCGTCTCAAGACCATGGCATCTGGGCACACCGGAGTGCGCCCAGAGGTCGTCAGTGCGTACGCCGACCTGCTCAATTCCGGGCTCGTCCCGATCGTCGGGGAGTACGGGTCGCTGGGATGCTCGGGAGATTTGGCGCCGCTGGCCCACTGTGCCCTGGTTCTGACCGGGGAGGGGACGGTGTTGACTCCTGTCGGTGACGAGGTCGACGCCGCCACCGGCTTGGCTCACGCCGGGCTCACGCCTGTCAGTCTGCGGGAGAAGGAGGGGCTGGCCCTCATCAACGGCACGGACGGCATGCTCGGCCAGCTCATCATGGCCCTGGCGGACCTCGACGTCCTCGTCCCGACGGCTGACCTGGCCGCTGCCATGAGCGTCCAAGCCCTCTGTGGCATCGACCGGGTGTTCGCCCCTGATCTGCAGGCGCTGCGACCTCACCCGGGCCAGGGCATCTCAGCGGCCAACATCCTCACCTTGTTGGACGGCTCCGACCTCATCCAGGCCGGTCGCGAGGGAGCTGCCAAGCGGGTCCAGGACGCCTACTCGCTGCGTTGCGCCCCGCAGGTCCACGGGGCGGTGCGCGACACCATGACCCATGCCCTGCAGGTGGCGAAGGTCGAGCTGGCCTCGTCCGTCGACAACCCTGTCATCACTGACGACATGCGTGTGGAGTCCAACGGCAACTTCCACGGCGCTCCTGTGGCATACGTGCTCGACTTCCTGGCGATTGCCGCAGCAGACCTCGCGTCCATGAGTGAGCGTCGAACAGACCGTATGCTCGACCCAGCCCGCAACCGCGACCTGCATCCTTTCCTCGCCGACGATCCCGGCGTCGACTCGGGGCACATGATTGCCCAGTACACCCAGGCCGGCATCGTCTCGGAGATGAAGAGACTGGCTGTCCCGGCCTCGGTGGACTCCATCCCGACCTCGGCCATGCAGGAAGACCACGTCTCGATGGGATGGTCGGCCGCCCGCAAGCTGCGTCGCGCCATCGACGGGATGGGAGCGGTCATCGGAATCGAGATTCTCACTGCCGCCAGGGCCATCCAGATGCGCGGTGTGGACCCCTCCAAACCGGTTGCTGACGTCATCGACAGGATGCGCCGGACGATCCCCGGCCCCGGACCGGACCGTTACCTGGCCCCCGAGATCGACGAGGCACACCGCCTGGTGGCTTCTGGTGAACTTCTCGAGGTCGTGCGGCAGAGCGTGGAGGTGGGCTGA
- the cas3 gene encoding CRISPR-associated helicase Cas3', giving the protein MLNTWSGPARSCWGKTNASGDWLPVVQHLEDAAGVMDEVWAVQPRSIRSLLSDSLGGPHAASTFARFLAGIHDVGKISADFAHKARFSRPDGTSTSYLCDQMERQGFVITAPQRPIPHGAMGQMHVQDWLLSRYPDAPRRCARNIASIVGGHHGMNPTDGDIEEMASGLDQEDDLWRITRDEVVDTMATHTGADAFLGDWMRSPIPVQVQVLTEALVIMADWIASSESLFPYDLTTSTPDRVRRATAQLHLPRPWQPLPGPNEATDLFRRSFPSIPHGKPNAMQVTAIEAAEAMTEPGLLVIEAPMGQGKTEAALMCAEVLALKFGQGGVFFGLPTMATSNPMFPRVRQWLDAVPTTDSSSITLAHSKAGLNEDYQQLMPWNAHMDVHDDDAATHREASAIVHEWFLGRKRAILANHVVGTIDQALFAGLKAKHVVLRHLGLASKVVIIDEVHAADVYMREYLKVVLEWLGAYRTPVILMSATLPPAQRHELAQAYSRGRHGGSAQVTLADNDDYPLMTSVVDDAVQTGVSSTTAPRRVAIQHMGDSLDDLVTLIEERTSEGGCVGIIRDTVARAQETFDVLESRLDCEVLLVHSRFLAPQRARREADLVRRLGRSGEDRPRRIVVVGTQVLEQSLDVDFDLLVSDIAPMDLLLQRIGRLHRHDRPRPARLHDAACFITGIADWQDDGPLFSRGVDSVYTENTLLRTSALLSALPDSIATVPQDIPRLVREAYAESFPWPATWTTRGEKADETAHTSHSKAVSRAKTFRVADPYVASSLMKGLTDTSTVDPENSSGRATVRDTEDSIEVIVIQESDGGHRLPSDIGEFSDAELPLFGAPDGALARAIASCTVSLPRSLSNPWDIDKTIQELESPPIDLSSWQSSPWLRGQLVLVLDAEGHSALLGHPIRYDSRRGLIVEPSPGKEALA; this is encoded by the coding sequence GTGCTCAACACCTGGTCCGGACCGGCCCGGTCCTGCTGGGGAAAGACCAACGCATCTGGAGACTGGCTGCCTGTGGTCCAGCATCTCGAGGACGCCGCTGGAGTCATGGACGAGGTGTGGGCCGTCCAGCCGAGATCCATCAGATCCCTGTTGTCGGACAGTCTCGGCGGCCCGCACGCCGCCTCCACGTTCGCACGTTTCCTGGCTGGGATTCACGACGTCGGCAAGATCAGCGCGGATTTCGCACACAAGGCACGGTTCTCACGCCCCGATGGCACGTCGACGAGCTACCTGTGCGATCAGATGGAACGCCAGGGGTTCGTCATCACCGCGCCACAGCGCCCAATCCCCCACGGCGCGATGGGCCAGATGCACGTCCAGGATTGGCTGCTCAGCCGCTACCCTGATGCACCGCGTCGGTGCGCCCGCAACATCGCATCGATCGTCGGGGGTCATCACGGGATGAACCCGACGGACGGCGACATCGAGGAGATGGCATCCGGATTGGACCAAGAGGACGACCTGTGGAGGATCACCCGAGACGAGGTCGTCGACACCATGGCCACACACACGGGAGCCGACGCGTTCCTTGGCGACTGGATGCGCTCTCCCATCCCGGTTCAGGTACAGGTGCTCACTGAGGCCCTCGTCATCATGGCTGACTGGATCGCCAGCTCGGAGTCCCTCTTCCCCTACGACCTCACCACATCGACACCCGACCGCGTGCGCCGCGCCACCGCCCAACTCCACCTCCCTCGTCCGTGGCAGCCACTGCCGGGACCGAACGAGGCCACCGATCTCTTCCGACGGAGTTTCCCTTCGATTCCACACGGCAAGCCCAATGCCATGCAGGTGACTGCCATCGAGGCAGCCGAAGCCATGACTGAACCGGGCCTGCTCGTCATCGAAGCCCCTATGGGGCAGGGGAAGACCGAAGCAGCCCTGATGTGCGCCGAAGTGCTGGCCCTCAAGTTTGGGCAGGGAGGGGTCTTCTTCGGTCTGCCGACGATGGCGACGTCCAACCCGATGTTCCCCCGCGTCCGTCAGTGGCTCGATGCCGTGCCCACCACGGACTCATCGAGCATCACCCTGGCTCACTCGAAGGCCGGACTCAACGAGGACTACCAGCAGCTCATGCCATGGAACGCGCACATGGATGTCCACGACGATGACGCGGCCACCCATCGCGAGGCCTCGGCGATCGTCCACGAATGGTTCCTCGGCCGCAAACGCGCCATTCTCGCCAACCACGTCGTCGGCACCATAGACCAAGCCCTCTTTGCTGGCCTGAAAGCCAAGCATGTGGTGCTGCGTCATCTCGGTCTGGCGAGCAAGGTCGTCATCATCGATGAGGTCCATGCCGCTGACGTCTACATGCGCGAGTACCTCAAGGTTGTCCTCGAGTGGCTTGGGGCTTACCGGACGCCTGTCATCCTCATGTCGGCCACGCTGCCACCGGCGCAACGGCATGAATTGGCGCAGGCTTACTCTCGCGGACGCCACGGTGGCAGCGCACAGGTCACCCTGGCCGACAACGACGACTATCCGCTCATGACATCGGTCGTGGACGACGCTGTGCAAACCGGAGTGTCGAGTACCACAGCGCCTCGGCGCGTCGCCATCCAGCATATGGGTGACTCGCTCGACGACCTCGTCACTCTTATCGAGGAGCGGACGTCCGAGGGTGGTTGCGTCGGAATCATCCGTGACACCGTCGCCCGCGCCCAAGAAACCTTCGACGTACTCGAGTCCCGACTCGACTGCGAGGTGCTACTCGTCCACTCCCGCTTCCTGGCTCCGCAACGCGCCCGACGCGAGGCCGACCTCGTGCGGCGTCTCGGGCGCTCGGGCGAGGACCGTCCGAGACGCATCGTCGTCGTGGGCACCCAGGTCCTCGAGCAATCCCTCGATGTCGATTTCGACCTGCTCGTCAGTGACATCGCACCCATGGACCTGTTACTCCAGCGCATCGGACGATTGCATCGACATGATCGACCGCGGCCCGCGAGACTGCATGATGCCGCATGCTTCATCACCGGGATTGCCGACTGGCAGGATGACGGCCCGCTGTTCAGCCGAGGAGTCGACTCCGTCTATACCGAGAACACACTCCTTCGTACCTCCGCGCTCCTGAGTGCCCTGCCGGACAGCATCGCGACGGTGCCCCAGGACATCCCGCGACTCGTCCGCGAGGCCTACGCGGAGTCCTTCCCATGGCCGGCGACGTGGACCACGCGCGGCGAGAAGGCCGACGAAACGGCACACACGAGTCATTCCAAGGCCGTCTCCCGGGCGAAGACGTTCAGAGTGGCCGACCCATACGTCGCATCGAGTCTCATGAAGGGGCTCACCGATACCTCGACCGTCGACCCGGAGAACTCCTCAGGCCGTGCGACGGTGCGCGACACCGAGGACTCGATCGAGGTCATCGTCATCCAAGAGTCCGATGGCGGCCATCGGCTCCCCTCCGACATTGGGGAGTTCTCCGATGCCGAACTTCCGCTATTCGGGGCACCGGATGGTGCGCTGGCCCGGGCGATCGCATCGTGCACCGTCTCGTTGCCGAGGTCGCTGTCGAACCCCTGGGACATCGACAAGACGATCCAGGAGCTCGAGTCTCCACCGATAGACCTCAGCTCGTGGCAGTCATCCCCGTGGCTTCGGGGCCAGCTCGTCCTCGTACTGGACGCCGAGGGGCATTCGGCGCTGCTGGGACACCCCATACGCTACGATTCCCGTCGTGGACTCATCGTGGAGCCCAGCCCTGGAAAGGAAGCGCTGGCATGA